Below is a genomic region from Longimicrobium sp..
GTCGATGCGGAGGAACTCCATGAACTCCTCCGGCTCGCGCGTCTCCTGCTGCCACTCCAGCACCTGCCGGAACCAGGAGAGCGTGGAGTCCACGTCGTCGCCGCCGCGCGGGCCTTCCTTGTACTTCCAGTGCGCCGCGATCCCGTACTCCGCCGTGCGGTGCATCTCGCGCGTGCGGATCTGGATCTCGTACAGCCGCCCACCCGGCCCGAAGATGGTGGTGTGGAGCGAGCGGTACATGTTGGACTTGGGCGTGGCGATGTAGTCGTGGAACCGCTCCGTGAGCGGCGTCCAGCGGTTGTGGATCACCCCCAGCGCGTGGTAGCAGTCCGTGACCGTGTCCACGATGACGCGCACCGCCATCAGGTCGTAGATCTCCTCGTAGCTCTTCTCGCGCAGCGCCATCTTGCGCCGGATCGACCAGAGGTGCTTGGGCCGCCCGGTGACCTCGCACTCGATCCCCGCGGCGCGCAGGTCGCCCTCCAGCGGCTCCCGCATCTGCTCGATCAGCTCTTCGCGCTCGCGCCGCTTCTCGGCCACCTTGGCGGCGAGCTCCTTGTACGGCTCGGGCTCCAGGAACTTGAAGCAGAGGTCTTCCAGCTCCCACTTGATGTGCGCCACCCCCAGCCGGTGCGCGAGCGGCGCGTAGATCTCGCGCGTCTCCTGCGCGATGCGGCGGCGCTTCTCCTCTCGCAGGTGCTCCAGCGTGCGCATGTTGTGGAGGCGGTCGGCCAGCTTCACCAGGATGACGCGGGCGTCCTGCGCCATGCTCAGCAGCAGCTTGCGGAAGTTCTCCACCTGCTGCTCCGTGCTGGTGCGGAACTGCACCTTGCTGATCTTGGTGAGCCCGTCCACCACCGTAGCCACCTCGGCCCCGAAGGCGTCGTGCACGTCCTGCAGCGTGGCGGATGTGTCTTCCACCACGTCGTGGATCAGCCCGCTGGCGATGGTCACCGAGTCCAGGTGCAGGTCGGCCAGGATGCGGGCCACTTCCACGCAGTGGACGATGTAGTCCTCGCCCGAATGGCGCTTCTGCCCGGCGTGCGCCACGCCCGAGAACTCGTAGGCGCGCGTGATCCGGTCCAGGTCCAGCCGGTCCAGCGTCGGCTCCAGCGACGCGAACAGCTCAGGCGGCAGGATGGCGCGGGCGTGCTCGACCGCGTCCTCGCGGGCGGGGAGGAGGGAGGCGGCCATGGCGCTACCCTCGGGCGGCTTGCGGCCGCGCGCCGGCCCCCGCCGCGCGAATTCGCGCGGCGAAGGATGCGGTTGGCCTGCGGGGGACGAGAGTAGTCATGCAATCAATCTACACCATGGGGGAAGCCCTCGCGCCCTCCAGGATCCCGCTCTCCACGAACGAGACGTAGCGCCCCTCGCCCACGACCACGTGGTCGAGCACGGGGATCCCCAGCAGCTCCCCCGCTTCGGCGAGCTGGACGGTGACCGCGCGATCCTCTGCGGAGGGGGTGGGCTCGCCGCTGGGATGGTTGTGCACCAGGATGATCGACGCCGCAGATTCCGCCAGCGCGGGGCGAAAGACCTCGCGCGGGTGCACCAGCGAGGCGTCCAGTGTGCCGCGCGTCACCACCACGTCGCGGAGCACCTGGTTCTGGGTGTTGAGGAGGAGGACGTGGAACTCCTCCTGCGGCAGGTCGCGCATCACCAGCCGCATCCGCTCGTACA
It encodes:
- the radC gene encoding DNA repair protein RadC yields the protein MTTYTIKEWPTADQPRERLRMLGPRALASRELLALLIETGRPAQEGRVAKTALDLAGDLLRWTAQGGSGHESLRRILTAPPSAICEVYGIGPAKAAKILAAMELGRRATEEVRGERDRIASPRDVYERMRLVMRDLPQEEFHVLLLNTQNQVLRDVVVTRGTLDASLVHPREVFRPALAESAASIILVHNHPSGEPTPSAEDRAVTVQLAEAGELLGIPVLDHVVVGEGRYVSFVESGILEGARASPMV
- a CDS encoding bifunctional (p)ppGpp synthetase/guanosine-3',5'-bis(diphosphate) 3'-pyrophosphohydrolase — translated: MAASLLPAREDAVEHARAILPPELFASLEPTLDRLDLDRITRAYEFSGVAHAGQKRHSGEDYIVHCVEVARILADLHLDSVTIASGLIHDVVEDTSATLQDVHDAFGAEVATVVDGLTKISKVQFRTSTEQQVENFRKLLLSMAQDARVILVKLADRLHNMRTLEHLREEKRRRIAQETREIYAPLAHRLGVAHIKWELEDLCFKFLEPEPYKELAAKVAEKRREREELIEQMREPLEGDLRAAGIECEVTGRPKHLWSIRRKMALREKSYEEIYDLMAVRVIVDTVTDCYHALGVIHNRWTPLTERFHDYIATPKSNMYRSLHTTIFGPGGRLYEIQIRTREMHRTAEYGIAAHWKYKEGPRGGDDVDSTLSWFRQVLEWQQETREPEEFMEFLRIDLFQDEIFVFTPMGDVKQLPKGATPIDFAFAVHTQVGLRCNGARINGKIVPLSRELKNGDTVEVLTDQKQRPSRDWLAFVKTARARNKIRQWIKEEEFGSSVRLGREFIEREIRKSRREKVGDDRFAEVAKKLEFADSDHLFAALGRGDLGPSAVIRELWPETVEAAPVRPPSAFERLVSRVRGAEPERGQGVKIQGIDNLMVRYSQCCQPVPGDKVTGYVTRGRGISVHRIDCPNILQLRDHPERRTEIEWETVAGDRFFVRLVMEGTDRRGLFADIASTISSTNTNIKSADITADEHGMHGQFVVEVENLTHLTRVINAVRKVKGVIKVERREQMELAGEGEAAEA